The following are encoded in a window of Castanea sativa cultivar Marrone di Chiusa Pesio chromosome 5, ASM4071231v1 genomic DNA:
- the LOC142635409 gene encoding agamous-like MADS-box protein AGL29, translating into MGRRKIEMKMVKDNSSRQVTFSKRRTGLFKKANELATLCGAEVAIIVFSPGGKPFSFGHPTVDSVSDRFLNQDQEVPNVKARAGSSKNAKVDRLNQQLVDVMKRLQAEKKKAQSLDQKAKKAKASQTCQTQINELSLHELEKLKGSMEELRENVNSRVCEIEASFSLLLLAQKPIQEADMSVTKKAN; encoded by the coding sequence ATGGGAAGGCGAAAAATCGAGATGAAGATGGTGAAGGACAACAGCTCCAGACAGGTGACCTTCTCCAAGCGCCGGACTGGCCTTTTTAAGAAAGCAAACGAGCTTGCAACTTTGTGTGGTGCAGAAGTTGCCATAATTGTTTTCTCTCCAGGAGGTAAACCATTCTCGTTTGGCCACCCAACTGTTGATTCAGTGTCAGACAGGTTTCTAAATCAGGACCAAGAAGTACCAAATGTTAAGGCTCGTGCTGGTTCTTCAAAGAATGCAAAGGTTGACAGGCTTAATCAGCAACTTGTTGATGTGATGAAGCGACTACAAGCTGAAAAGAAGAAGGCACAGAGTCTTGATCAGAAGGCTAAGAAAGCAAAAGCATCACAAACTTGCCAGACTCAGATCAATGAGCTCAGCTTGCATGAGCTTGAAAAATTGAAGGGATCGATGGAGGAGCTTCGTGAAAATGTAAATTCTCGAGTATGTGAGATTGAAGCGTCATTTTCGTTGCTGCTCTTGGCACAGAAACCTATCCAAGAGGCTGATATGTCAGTTACTAAAAAAGCTAATTGA